Proteins from one Planctomyces sp. SH-PL62 genomic window:
- a CDS encoding glycoside hydrolase, which translates to MRAALRLLLSIILITYLSPSSTRAQVEPSGPSRAESRDAANPLVGWSPFWARSEGAGTAVVDPAVRREGRDTIRVEQKGPRDWSLSREQTIEVKPGQIHRLSAWFKVAEGSRAVLSVVLRDEGDRVLEWSYGERIAVAPEWDRVEARFMIPPGAKTMQPRVIGDGPARFWIDDLSLTLDPDSLVIGAKPSTESLELADARLRVVVDPTNGAFRVRDARSGREWSQPSNGSGLVILGAKRESNQILIDFVDPRSIMKFRASVRIDPDPSEIVVELTGQGPLASPIAFPYPFVTGDGTTLILPVNEGMSYPVDDPSLPPMEFILYGGHGLCMAWWGVVDGQAGLMAIVETPDDASVRVPRSEGKLCLAPLWEPQKGRFGPTRRIRYIFFEDGGYVAMAKRYREYARSTGLLKTLVQKRAENPNIDKLVGAANIWCWDRDPVAIVRELKEAGIDRILWSNAATPEQLRKLNQLGVLTSRYDIDQDVMDPATFPRLPDVHPDWTTKAWPEDLMLDARGNWIRGWEVEGKDGRMYACGVTCDRQAVSYAVKRIGEELRTHPYQSRFIDTTTASPWRECYSPTHPVTRSESRRFKMDLLGVVHDRYKLITGSETGHDAAVPFADYFEGMLSLGPYRVADAGRDMARIVKEVPPQIEKFQTGAYYRLPLWELVFHDCVVAHWYWGDYNNKLPAVWARRDLFNALYGTPPMFMFTADSWRRDRDRFVESYRTATRVARESGYSEMLSHEWLTPDHSVQRTRFADGQVVVVNFGDQPYRTSEADLVSPLGVLIHSRGETP; encoded by the coding sequence ATGCGAGCGGCCTTGCGCCTTCTCCTGTCCATCATTCTGATTACCTATCTCTCGCCGTCGTCGACCCGGGCCCAGGTAGAGCCCTCGGGGCCGTCTCGCGCCGAATCAAGGGACGCAGCAAACCCGCTAGTTGGCTGGAGTCCTTTCTGGGCGCGATCCGAGGGAGCGGGAACCGCCGTCGTCGACCCGGCGGTGCGACGCGAGGGTCGTGACACCATACGAGTGGAGCAGAAGGGGCCCCGAGATTGGAGTCTCAGCCGGGAGCAAACGATCGAGGTGAAGCCTGGGCAGATCCATCGCCTCTCAGCTTGGTTCAAGGTGGCCGAGGGCTCGCGTGCTGTTCTCTCCGTGGTGCTTCGCGACGAGGGGGACCGCGTTCTGGAGTGGTCCTATGGCGAGAGAATCGCGGTTGCGCCGGAATGGGATCGGGTCGAGGCTCGGTTCATGATCCCGCCTGGTGCGAAGACCATGCAACCGCGCGTCATCGGCGACGGGCCGGCGAGATTCTGGATCGACGATCTCTCCCTGACGCTTGATCCGGATTCGCTCGTCATCGGTGCGAAGCCTAGCACGGAATCCCTTGAACTGGCCGACGCGCGGCTTCGGGTCGTCGTCGACCCGACCAACGGCGCGTTCCGCGTTCGAGACGCTCGATCGGGTCGTGAGTGGTCGCAGCCCTCTAACGGCTCTGGCCTCGTCATACTCGGTGCGAAGCGAGAATCCAACCAGATCCTGATCGATTTCGTCGACCCTCGCTCGATCATGAAATTCCGGGCGAGTGTGCGAATCGATCCTGATCCATCGGAGATCGTCGTCGAATTGACGGGCCAGGGACCGCTCGCCTCCCCGATCGCGTTTCCGTACCCGTTCGTCACTGGCGACGGCACAACGCTGATCCTACCCGTGAACGAAGGGATGAGCTACCCGGTCGACGACCCGAGCCTTCCCCCGATGGAGTTCATCCTCTACGGCGGCCATGGGCTCTGCATGGCCTGGTGGGGGGTCGTCGATGGACAGGCCGGATTGATGGCGATCGTCGAGACCCCCGACGACGCTTCGGTCCGCGTGCCTCGGTCCGAAGGGAAGCTCTGCCTCGCCCCACTCTGGGAACCGCAGAAGGGCCGGTTCGGGCCGACGCGTAGGATCCGATACATCTTCTTCGAGGACGGCGGATACGTCGCGATGGCCAAGCGCTATCGCGAGTATGCCAGGTCCACAGGGCTCCTGAAGACACTCGTCCAGAAGCGGGCCGAGAATCCGAACATCGACAAACTGGTCGGCGCCGCTAACATTTGGTGCTGGGACCGCGACCCCGTGGCGATCGTAAGAGAACTCAAGGAGGCGGGGATCGACCGAATTCTCTGGTCGAACGCCGCTACTCCCGAGCAACTCCGGAAGCTCAACCAGTTAGGGGTTCTCACGAGCCGTTACGACATCGATCAGGACGTGATGGACCCGGCGACATTCCCCAGGCTCCCGGACGTCCACCCCGATTGGACGACCAAGGCCTGGCCTGAAGACCTGATGCTCGATGCTCGGGGAAACTGGATCCGAGGCTGGGAAGTCGAGGGTAAGGACGGCCGGATGTACGCCTGCGGCGTCACCTGCGATCGACAGGCCGTAAGTTACGCAGTGAAGCGGATCGGCGAAGAGTTGAGGACGCACCCCTATCAGTCGCGGTTCATTGACACGACTACTGCATCGCCGTGGCGGGAATGCTACTCCCCCACGCATCCCGTCACACGGTCCGAGAGCCGTCGTTTCAAGATGGACCTGCTCGGCGTGGTCCACGACCGGTACAAGCTGATCACCGGCTCCGAGACGGGCCACGACGCCGCCGTCCCGTTCGCCGACTACTTTGAAGGCATGCTCAGCCTGGGCCCCTATCGCGTCGCGGACGCCGGCCGGGACATGGCGAGAATCGTGAAGGAAGTCCCGCCCCAGATCGAAAAGTTCCAGACCGGAGCATACTACCGATTGCCGCTCTGGGAGTTGGTCTTCCACGACTGCGTCGTCGCGCATTGGTACTGGGGCGACTACAACAACAAGCTCCCTGCGGTCTGGGCTCGTCGCGATCTCTTCAACGCACTGTACGGCACACCACCCATGTTCATGTTCACGGCCGATTCCTGGCGGCGAGACCGCGATCGCTTCGTGGAAAGCTATCGCACCGCGACCCGCGTGGCCCGGGAATCGGGCTACAGCGAGATGCTCTCGCATGAATGGCTGACACCCGATCACTCCGTCCAGCGAACGCGGTTCGCCGACGGGCAAGTCGTCGTCGTGAATTTCGGCGACCAGCCCTACCGCACTTCAGAAGCTGACCTCGTTTCGCCGCTGGGCGTTCTTATCCATTCGCGTGGCGAGACGCCTTGA
- a CDS encoding succinate dehydrogenase/fumarate reductase iron-sulfur subunit — protein MNLTLNVWRQKNRSAEGKFETYRDEARGISTDMSFLEMLDVVNERLIKSGRDPIVFDHDCREGICGQCGVVVNGSPHGPRKATTACQLHMRSFQDGDDLTIEPWRASAFPVIKDLMVDRGAFDRIVAAGGFVSVRTGNAPEANSTPIPKDAADLSMDAAACIGCGACVAACPNASAMLFVAAKAEHLNLLPQGVPEKDLRVVAMIDQADGEGFGNCSNHGECEAVCPKEISLGFIARLNRDYLKASLKRPRGASAPGGAG, from the coding sequence CTGAACCTGACCTTGAACGTCTGGAGGCAGAAGAATCGAAGCGCCGAGGGGAAATTCGAGACGTATCGAGACGAGGCGCGCGGCATCAGCACGGATATGTCGTTCCTGGAGATGCTCGACGTCGTCAACGAACGACTCATCAAATCGGGCCGCGACCCGATCGTCTTCGATCACGACTGCCGCGAGGGCATCTGCGGTCAGTGCGGCGTCGTGGTCAACGGCAGTCCGCATGGCCCGCGTAAGGCCACCACGGCCTGTCAGCTCCACATGCGGAGCTTCCAGGACGGTGATGATCTGACGATCGAGCCGTGGCGGGCGTCGGCCTTCCCGGTGATCAAGGACCTGATGGTCGATCGCGGCGCGTTCGACCGGATCGTCGCCGCCGGCGGATTCGTCTCGGTCCGGACCGGCAACGCTCCCGAGGCCAACAGCACCCCCATCCCGAAGGACGCCGCCGACCTCTCGATGGACGCCGCCGCTTGCATCGGCTGCGGCGCGTGCGTGGCCGCCTGCCCGAACGCCTCGGCGATGCTCTTCGTCGCGGCCAAGGCGGAGCACCTCAACCTCCTGCCTCAAGGGGTGCCCGAGAAAGATCTTCGCGTCGTGGCGATGATCGATCAGGCCGACGGCGAAGGCTTCGGCAATTGCAGCAACCACGGCGAATGCGAAGCCGTCTGCCCCAAGGAGATCAGCTTGGGCTTCATCGCGAGGCTCAACCGCGATTACCTTAAGGCCAGCCTCAAGCGGCCCCGCGGGGCCTCCGCGCCCGGCGGCGCAGGCTGA
- the mce gene encoding methylmalonyl-CoA epimerase, whose amino-acid sequence MTPVKAVNHIGIAVRSIEAQKEYYTNVLGAVFEGEEIVADQKVKVGFFRVGDVRMELLEPTDPTSTVAAFIEKKGEGLHHVALEVDDIEARIADLKAKGLRMIDEKPRAGSHHLQIAFVHPKSTFGVLTEICEVTQESH is encoded by the coding sequence ATGACGCCCGTCAAGGCCGTCAATCACATCGGCATCGCCGTCCGGTCGATCGAGGCGCAGAAGGAATACTATACGAATGTGCTCGGTGCCGTCTTCGAGGGCGAGGAAATCGTCGCCGACCAGAAGGTCAAAGTCGGTTTCTTCCGCGTCGGCGACGTTCGCATGGAATTGCTCGAGCCGACTGATCCGACCAGCACGGTGGCCGCTTTCATCGAGAAGAAGGGGGAGGGCCTCCACCACGTCGCGCTGGAAGTCGACGACATCGAGGCCCGGATCGCCGACCTGAAGGCAAAGGGCCTGCGCATGATCGACGAAAAGCCTCGCGCCGGCTCGCACCACCTCCAGATCGCCTTCGTCCACCCCAAGAGCACTTTCGGCGTCCTCACCGAGATCTGCGAGGTTACGCAGGAATCGCACTGA
- a CDS encoding biotin/lipoyl-containing protein: MKLKITVDGKLYEVDVEVSEPERAKPGFVPPIGQIRVPAAPTAPVAASSAVETVGDESKVCRSPFAGTVSRVEAQVGAKIKLNEVLVVIEAMKMETSITAPAAGKIAKINVAAGDAVKQGQILIEFE; this comes from the coding sequence TTGAAACTCAAGATCACCGTAGACGGGAAGTTGTACGAGGTGGACGTCGAGGTCTCGGAGCCCGAGCGGGCCAAGCCCGGCTTCGTCCCCCCCATCGGCCAGATCCGCGTTCCCGCCGCTCCGACCGCCCCGGTCGCCGCATCCTCCGCGGTCGAGACCGTCGGCGACGAGTCGAAGGTCTGCCGCAGTCCGTTCGCCGGCACCGTCTCGCGCGTCGAGGCCCAGGTCGGCGCCAAGATCAAGCTCAACGAGGTACTCGTCGTCATCGAGGCGATGAAGATGGAGACCTCGATCACGGCCCCCGCGGCCGGCAAGATCGCCAAGATCAACGTCGCCGCCGGCGACGCCGTGAAGCAGGGGCAGATCCTCATCGAGTTCGAGTGA
- a CDS encoding fumarate reductase/succinate dehydrogenase flavoprotein subunit: protein MELKSNVPPGPLETKWTQHKFDMKLVNPANKRKYSVIVVGSGLAGASAAASLAELGYQVSCFCYQDSPRRAHSIAAQGGINAAKNYQNDGDSVHRLFYDTIKGGDFRAREANVHRLAEVSVNIIDQCVAQGVPFAREYSGLLANRSFGGAQVSRTFYARGQTGQQLLLGAYQALERQIGLGAVQMHTRHELQELVVIEGKARGIVARDLETGQIESYAADAVIMATGGYGTVFNLATYAKGANCTAIWRAYKKGAAFANPCYTQIHPTCIPVTGEHQSKLTLMSESLRNDGRIWVPKAKGDKRPAGQIPEAERDYYLERKYPAFGNLSPRDISSRAAKEVCDEGRGVGKTGFGVYLDFADAINRLGVDTIRERYGNLFDMYERITDEDPYKVPMRIYPASHYTMGGLWVDYHLMSTIEGLFVLGEANFSDHGANRLGASALMQGLADGYFVIPYTLGNYFGTVRTFDKVGIDHPAFQQARAQVADRSKRLLGINGGRTADDFHRELGKIMWNYSGMGRTEEGLQKALAELPVLKEEFWKDVRVPGTNGEVNQSLEKAGRVADLIELGQLLCLDALERRESCGAHFREEYQTPDHEARRDDENFCHVAAWEYTGEDSTPVRHVEPLTFESVHLQTRSYK from the coding sequence GTGGAACTGAAATCCAACGTCCCTCCCGGTCCGCTCGAGACCAAGTGGACGCAGCACAAGTTCGATATGAAGCTCGTCAATCCCGCGAACAAGCGGAAGTATTCCGTGATCGTCGTGGGGTCGGGCCTGGCCGGCGCCTCGGCCGCGGCCTCGCTCGCGGAGTTGGGATATCAAGTGTCCTGCTTCTGCTACCAGGACAGCCCCCGCCGCGCGCACTCGATCGCCGCCCAGGGGGGCATCAACGCCGCCAAGAACTACCAGAATGACGGCGACAGCGTTCACCGGCTCTTCTACGACACCATCAAGGGGGGCGATTTCCGGGCCCGCGAGGCGAACGTCCACCGGCTCGCCGAAGTCTCGGTCAACATCATCGACCAGTGCGTCGCCCAAGGCGTCCCCTTCGCTCGAGAATACAGCGGCCTCCTGGCCAACCGCTCGTTCGGCGGCGCGCAGGTTTCGCGCACGTTCTACGCGCGGGGCCAGACCGGTCAGCAGCTCTTGCTCGGGGCGTATCAGGCCCTCGAACGCCAGATCGGCCTGGGCGCCGTGCAAATGCACACGCGGCACGAACTCCAGGAGCTCGTCGTCATCGAGGGCAAGGCCCGCGGCATCGTGGCCCGCGACCTGGAGACCGGCCAGATCGAGTCCTACGCCGCCGATGCCGTGATCATGGCGACGGGGGGCTACGGCACGGTCTTCAATCTGGCGACCTACGCCAAGGGCGCCAACTGCACCGCGATCTGGCGGGCTTACAAGAAGGGGGCGGCCTTCGCCAATCCTTGCTACACCCAGATCCACCCGACCTGCATCCCAGTCACGGGCGAACATCAGAGCAAGCTGACGTTGATGTCGGAGTCGCTCCGCAACGACGGCCGGATTTGGGTTCCCAAGGCCAAGGGGGACAAGCGGCCCGCCGGCCAGATCCCCGAGGCCGAGCGGGACTACTATCTGGAGCGGAAGTATCCCGCTTTCGGCAACCTCTCCCCGCGCGACATTTCATCCCGGGCCGCCAAGGAAGTCTGCGATGAAGGCCGGGGCGTCGGCAAGACCGGCTTCGGCGTTTACCTGGACTTCGCCGACGCGATCAATCGTCTGGGCGTCGACACGATCCGCGAGCGCTACGGCAACCTGTTCGACATGTACGAGCGGATCACCGACGAGGATCCCTACAAGGTGCCGATGCGGATCTATCCCGCCTCGCACTACACGATGGGGGGCCTCTGGGTGGACTACCACCTGATGAGCACCATCGAAGGGCTGTTCGTTCTCGGCGAGGCGAACTTCTCCGACCACGGCGCCAATCGTCTCGGCGCCAGCGCACTGATGCAGGGCCTTGCCGACGGGTATTTCGTGATCCCCTACACCCTCGGAAATTACTTCGGCACGGTCCGTACCTTCGACAAGGTCGGCATCGATCATCCCGCCTTCCAGCAGGCGCGTGCCCAGGTCGCCGACCGGTCCAAGCGGCTCCTCGGCATCAACGGCGGCAGGACGGCCGACGACTTCCACCGTGAACTCGGCAAGATCATGTGGAACTACAGCGGCATGGGCCGCACCGAAGAAGGCCTCCAGAAAGCTCTCGCGGAGCTGCCCGTCCTCAAAGAGGAATTCTGGAAGGACGTGCGCGTGCCGGGTACGAACGGGGAGGTGAATCAGTCGCTCGAGAAGGCGGGCCGCGTGGCCGACCTGATCGAACTGGGCCAGCTCCTTTGTCTCGACGCCCTGGAACGCCGCGAATCCTGTGGCGCCCACTTCCGCGAGGAATATCAGACGCCGGATCACGAGGCCAGACGCGACGACGAGAACTTCTGCCACGTCGCCGCGTGGGAGTACACCGGCGAGGACTCGACTCCGGTTCGTCACGTCGAGCCGCTGACTTTCGAGAGCGTGCACCTCCAGACCCGCAGCTACAAGTAA
- a CDS encoding succinate dehydrogenase cytochrome b subunit, whose protein sequence is MAFSGVFLSLFVLGHMLGNLQAYQGAEALDAYGKLLRKEPALLWTVRAGLLVLVGLHIYAYLALTRRNNSARPKGYRQRKWRESSFASRSMKLTGPLILAFIIYHLLHLTTGTVHPHFEEGAVYHNLVTGLGGVNGLIYLAAMVMLAYHLWHGVWSMMLTLGLPEGRYGSLGRTVATIFTILVTVGVASVPLAVLTGVLHQ, encoded by the coding sequence ATGGCTTTCTCCGGCGTCTTTCTTTCCCTCTTCGTGCTGGGCCATATGCTCGGCAACCTCCAGGCTTATCAGGGAGCCGAGGCCCTGGATGCCTACGGCAAGCTGCTTCGCAAGGAGCCGGCGCTCCTGTGGACGGTCCGCGCGGGTCTGCTGGTCCTCGTCGGCCTCCATATCTACGCGTACCTCGCCCTGACCCGGCGGAACAACTCGGCGCGGCCCAAGGGATATCGCCAGAGGAAATGGCGCGAATCGAGCTTCGCGTCCCGTTCCATGAAGCTTACCGGCCCGCTGATCCTGGCCTTCATCATCTACCATCTGCTGCATCTGACGACCGGGACGGTCCACCCCCACTTCGAGGAAGGAGCCGTCTATCACAATCTCGTGACCGGCCTCGGGGGCGTGAACGGCCTGATCTACCTCGCCGCGATGGTCATGCTCGCGTACCACCTCTGGCACGGCGTCTGGAGCATGATGCTGACCCTGGGCCTCCCGGAGGGGCGTTACGGATCGCTGGGCCGCACGGTCGCCACGATCTTCACCATCCTGGTCACGGTGGGGGTCGCGAGCGTTCCCCTGGCCGTGCTGACCGGCGTCCTCCATCAGTGA
- a CDS encoding PSD1 and planctomycete cytochrome C domain-containing protein, translating into MAHVRLAVAVATAVAIVSAATPGRCEEPLTFEKDVRPILRAYCLDCHGGESTNGKLDLRLKRFAEKGGTSGPALVPGDGEESYLLVRMQEGEMPPGEKKVPADQIAVVERWIAAGAQTLREEPEQLPPGLPITPEDRAGWAYQPINKTSPPAVEGSHARTPIDAFILAKLREKGLDLSPDADRRALIRRATFDLTGLPPTSEEVQAFLDDSRADAYERLVDRLLASPHYGERWGRHWLDVVGYSDSDGDVNTDTIRPYAYKYRDYVIRALNADKPLDRFIVEQLAGDELVDRADGLTADEVETLAATGFLRMVPDGTSNGGGDIPLTSNQVVADALKIVGSTFLGLTVGCAQCHDHRYDPILHEDYYRLRAVFEPAFDPAHWRRPGQRLVSLYTAADREKAAAVEAEAAVLQKAVQEKTAKYISEALEIELKKFPEPTQSQLRDALAAPGDKRSDEQKSLLANNPSLNITAGVLYQYNAKAADELKKDNEVVAAKRAEKPVEDFVGVLDESPGVRPETRIFHRGDHRQPTKPVTAGDLTITAPEGSRFEITDADPKAPSSGRRLAFARHLTDGRHPLTGRALVNRFWMHHFGRGIVETPGDFGALGAKPTHPELLDWLAAELVDSGWSLKKLHRLIMTSSVYRQSSLRDSHRDQLDGDGALLSRFPVRRLDAESIRDAILQTAGRLDRGLYGQPIAIVEDSVGLVNAVGDSARRSVYLQARRTQPVSFLTTFDAPVMSVNCERRVEATSAPQALMLMNGDFVLKHAETLAGRILTEIPGDDPAANDQRLVSVWNATYLRSASDEEAAWAGKFLVEQQAAIALDPAEKDPRRAAFVNLCQQLLNSNEFLYVD; encoded by the coding sequence ATGGCGCATGTTCGACTTGCGGTCGCGGTGGCCACGGCCGTGGCCATCGTCTCGGCGGCGACGCCGGGACGGTGCGAGGAGCCTCTGACATTCGAAAAGGACGTCCGTCCCATCCTCAGGGCGTACTGCCTGGATTGCCACGGGGGCGAGTCGACCAATGGCAAGCTGGACCTCCGCCTGAAGCGCTTCGCCGAGAAGGGGGGGACGAGCGGCCCGGCCTTGGTCCCGGGGGACGGCGAGGAAAGCTACCTCCTCGTTCGGATGCAAGAGGGCGAAATGCCCCCAGGCGAGAAGAAGGTCCCGGCAGATCAGATCGCCGTCGTCGAGCGTTGGATCGCCGCTGGCGCGCAAACCCTGCGAGAGGAGCCGGAACAGCTCCCGCCGGGCCTCCCGATCACGCCCGAAGACCGCGCGGGGTGGGCGTACCAGCCCATCAATAAAACGTCGCCGCCGGCGGTGGAGGGTTCCCACGCGCGGACGCCGATCGACGCGTTCATCCTGGCGAAGCTTCGCGAGAAGGGTCTCGATCTTTCGCCCGACGCCGACCGTCGCGCCCTGATCCGGCGAGCGACCTTCGACCTCACGGGGCTTCCGCCGACATCCGAGGAAGTGCAGGCGTTCCTGGACGACTCGCGAGCAGACGCTTATGAGAGGCTCGTCGATCGGCTGCTCGCCAGCCCGCATTACGGCGAGCGTTGGGGCCGGCACTGGTTGGACGTCGTCGGTTACTCCGACTCCGACGGCGACGTGAACACCGACACCATCCGTCCCTACGCATACAAGTACCGTGATTACGTCATCCGCGCCCTCAACGCCGACAAGCCGCTCGACCGCTTCATCGTGGAACAACTCGCCGGCGACGAACTTGTCGACCGCGCCGACGGCCTGACGGCCGACGAGGTCGAGACGCTGGCCGCCACCGGCTTCCTGCGTATGGTTCCGGATGGGACCTCGAATGGCGGCGGCGACATCCCGCTAACGTCGAATCAGGTGGTCGCCGACGCGCTCAAGATCGTCGGTTCCACCTTTCTCGGACTGACCGTCGGCTGCGCCCAATGCCACGATCACCGATACGACCCGATCCTGCACGAGGACTATTATCGGCTCCGGGCCGTGTTCGAGCCGGCGTTCGACCCGGCCCACTGGCGACGGCCAGGCCAGCGGCTCGTCTCGCTCTACACGGCCGCCGACCGCGAGAAGGCTGCGGCTGTCGAAGCGGAGGCGGCCGTCCTGCAGAAGGCCGTCCAGGAAAAGACGGCGAAGTACATCTCCGAGGCGCTCGAGATCGAGTTGAAGAAATTTCCCGAGCCGACGCAAAGCCAGCTTCGCGACGCCCTCGCAGCCCCCGGTGACAAGCGGAGCGACGAGCAGAAATCCCTGCTCGCGAACAATCCAAGTCTGAACATCACCGCCGGCGTCCTCTATCAGTACAACGCCAAGGCTGCGGATGAGCTCAAGAAAGACAACGAGGTCGTCGCAGCGAAGCGTGCCGAAAAGCCCGTCGAGGATTTCGTCGGCGTGCTGGACGAATCGCCCGGCGTGCGGCCCGAAACCCGGATTTTCCACCGTGGCGACCACCGCCAGCCGACGAAGCCCGTGACCGCCGGCGACCTGACGATCACAGCTCCCGAAGGCTCGCGATTCGAGATCACCGACGCCGACCCGAAGGCCCCGAGCAGCGGGCGGCGCCTGGCCTTCGCGCGCCATTTGACCGACGGTCGTCATCCACTGACCGGCCGGGCCCTCGTGAATCGGTTCTGGATGCATCATTTCGGAAGGGGGATCGTGGAGACGCCGGGAGACTTCGGCGCTCTTGGCGCCAAGCCGACGCATCCCGAGTTGCTGGACTGGCTCGCTGCCGAACTGGTGGATTCGGGATGGAGCCTCAAGAAGCTCCATCGCCTGATCATGACTTCCAGCGTCTATCGCCAGTCCTCGCTCCGAGATTCGCATCGGGACCAACTGGACGGCGACGGCGCGTTACTCAGCCGCTTCCCGGTCCGCAGGCTCGACGCCGAGTCGATCCGTGATGCGATTCTTCAAACAGCCGGCCGGCTGGATCGAGGGCTTTACGGACAGCCCATCGCGATCGTCGAGGATTCCGTGGGACTGGTGAACGCCGTCGGAGACTCCGCGCGACGAAGCGTCTATCTTCAGGCCCGCCGCACGCAGCCCGTGTCGTTCCTGACGACGTTCGACGCACCCGTGATGAGCGTCAACTGTGAGCGTCGGGTCGAGGCGACCTCGGCACCGCAAGCTCTGATGCTCATGAACGGGGATTTCGTGCTCAAGCATGCCGAAACGCTCGCCGGGAGGATCCTCACCGAGATTCCCGGAGACGATCCCGCCGCCAACGACCAACGTCTCGTCAGTGTCTGGAACGCGACCTACCTCCGATCGGCCTCGGACGAGGAGGCGGCGTGGGCCGGGAAGTTCCTCGTCGAACAGCAGGCCGCGATCGCCCTGGATCCGGCCGAGAAGGATCCTCGACGTGCGGCGTTCGTGAACCTGTGCCAGCAGCTCCTCAATTCGAACGAGTTTTTGTATGTCGACTGA